The Paenibacillus spongiae nucleotide sequence CCCTTCTTACCGAATTCAACTGAGCTTATGGAAGCCTTCCTAGATGAAATCATTCAGGATAGTCCGGAGAAAGCCTATGAGCGTTCGACGCAGCCGCGGGGGACGAAAGACTATTATCGGAACAAGATGACCTGCAAAAATGTAGCGGTTGGCTCATTAAGGGAAGCATCGCAACTGGCTGCTGCTTTGGAATATGGTTTTTACCACGTGCCGTTAGAAAATATCTCGGACCATAAATTATTAACCCAATTAGAGTACGTTGCGCTCTATCAATCCAGAAGCCAGTTCCAGTCAACCGGAGAGATGGGCATTCATTGGTATGGAAAGGTAGCTGACTGGGAGGTAGTAAGGCGGAAAGAAATCACCGAAATTCCTGCCAGGAAAGGAACGGAAGAAAAGCTGTACGTGAAGTTTACGGTGGAGCAGTGGACGAAGCGGGACAAGCCGATTGTCTCCGGAGGGCGAGGAATTTACACGCTGCTGTATACGTCCAAGTATATGTTCGATCGTGCTGCCGAAATCGCAGAGCTGAAATTGGAGACCGATGAGGATCTCATGAAGTGGCGCGAGCAGAGACGTATTGGGCAGGTTAAAGTGAATTTGAACCATGAGCAGGTGGACTTGGCCAGTAAGGTGCTGGGTATTGATTTTATGGAAACTTGAGACTCCCGCCGTATCTAGAGGAAGAAGCATAAATCTGGACTAATGGATGTTCACTTAGAGGAGATGTAGAGATGTTAAACAAATTACTTGCCCTATTCAAAAATGATTTACCTAAGAAGGCGGATGCACCGAAAAAGAATTCTACAAAGCCCCAACGAAAAAAAATTGAAGCCACCCGAATAGGAGAATTAGGCGAGCATAAAATAAACATTCAATTAGATCAATTACCCAAAGACTGCAAATATTTAAGTGATTTATTACTTCCGAATTCGAAATCGCGCTCGGGTTATTCACAGATTGATCATCTCGTTATTTCGCCCTACGGATTATTTGTCATCGAAACGAAAAATTATAATGGTGAAATTAAGGGAGGGCGAAGCGATAAATATTGGAGCGTAAGCAATCGTTTCAAAATGTATAACCCCCTTATGCAAAACTATGGGCATATAAAGGCGCTTGAAACACTTCTAGCTGAATTCAACATGCTAAAATTTATTTCGATGATTTCTTTTACAATGAGATGTAGATTCAGCATTGATCCTGAGCTGCGTAAAATTCAATCCGACGAGTTGATCGTCTATGATGTGGAATTATCGGAGTATATTAACCGGAAAATTATTCGACTAAAGGCCGAGCCAACAGCTGCAATGTTGACTTTGGAAGACATCCGTCTCATTTACGAGAAAGTTAACATGACCAATATTACGGATCCTAAAATTAGAGCAGAGCATGTTGAAAAAGTGAAGATTAAAAACAGTTGATTACGAGTTGCTCGTAATGCGCGCTTCTAACGAATCGGATAAAATGACAAACCCAAGAGAAGGGATCCTACAGGAGCCAATGTGCTCCATTAGGATCCCTTCGATTTAAACTAAACCGCCGCTAGACTTAGTCAAGAGCGGCAGAGGGATGATTAGCCATTATCAATATTCTATTCTATGAAATCATGAGATTTAGGGAACACTCAAAATATACGGGTTCAAACCAATCTTGTTAACAGGAGGCAGTCAGGCCCGTAAAAAAGTCGTATCCGGTACATAATCCCTTCTGGTTTTACCACACTTTTGATAAGATTATATAACCAATCAAAACTCATTCAAAAAAGAGAGGTCCTACAAATGATAAAAATAACCAAGCCGCAAGTGGAGGCTGAGCTTCAGACCTTCCTCGGGGCGGAGGCCTATATCCACAGCGAGGCGACTTCCTTCGTCTTCGTGCGGAATTTCAAGGTCCGGGTGACGGATGTCTTCATAGCGGGGGAAGGTCCTTTTCGTGCCGCGCTCCGATTCGATGGGCATGGCTGGCTGCGAATGGAAGCGCTCACGCATTATGAAGCGGATGGAAGCGGCCGGCTGCTGCTTGCCGGTTATGATGATCGGGGCCGGATGAATGTGGCGCTGCATCTGGGAAAGGAGCCGTTTCCCGAATGAACAACAGCGATAAAACCCCAGTGCGAAAGCTCCTGGCCGTGTTTGCCCATCCGGACGACGAGTCATTTATTTGTGGAGGGACCCTGGCCAAATACGCCAGCGAAGGCGTCGATATTACGCTGGTGAGCGCCACGCGGGGGGAGATGGGACGGCGTATGGGCAATCCCCCCTATCTGAACCGGGAAACGATGGCGGCCGCCCGCGAAGTGGAGCTGCGACAGGCCTGTGAATGCCTAGGCATCGGCCAGCTTCTTTTTCTGGATATCCGCGACAAGACGGTGGAGTTTATTGATGAGGAGCGACTGACTGCACGGATTGAAACGATCATTCACGAAGTGAACCCCGATGTCGTGCTCACCTTTCATGAAACGCTGGGCGGACACCCGGATCATTGCGCAATCGGTAAAGCGGCGACGGCCGCTTGCAGGCGGACAGGCCATCAGGGTGCTCTATATTTCATTACGTTCGGTGATGCGATGGCGCGTCCGGAACGGTACGGATATACCCGCAAGGACGTCATCAGGATAGACGTGCAGGCTCATCTGGCAGCCAAGCTCGCGGCCTTCCGGGCACACCGGTGCCAGACTGAGATCGACGAGTGGGTATGGCTGCCCGACCAAGAGGCGCTGGCGAAATTCGGCCGGCATGAGTACTTTTTAAAAGCGGATAGGGAAGCTCCGACCCGGGATCCCTATGATTTGTTCTAGGAGCTCAGTTCCCTCTATCCGCGGGTATCTCGGCTAAAGCGGCGCCGGCCAAGGTATGCAGCACCGAACTATCCATCGGAGGGTTGTGCAGGCCGGCGCGAACGTCCCGGCAGAACCGTTCCAACGGCCGCTTGCGCTCCAGACTTGCGGCACCGACAATTCGCATCGCCAGATCCACGACTTTGATCGCGTTGTTGGTGGCCATATATTTGGCCAAGCCGAGCTCCGGCTTCAATGCGGGCCGATTATCTTTCTCCCGATCCCAACGGTCCGCCGCCGCGTATAGGAGCGAGCGTGCGGTTCGCAGCTCGATTTCCATCTCACCAATCGAATGCTGCACATAGGGGAGAGCGGCGATCGGTTCTTTCATATGATTGGGGCGGTAGGACCGGGCAAACTCAAGGGCATAATCCCTTGCCGCCATAGCAATGCCTATGTAACAGGCCGGAATATGCAATAGCCAGCCTCCTCCGTCATCGATGCCTTTTCCGGTAAGCCTCATGTCTTTGTCCACAAATACGCCATCCAAGACCACATCGTGGCTTCCGGTCGCGCGCATGCCGAGCGTATCCCAAGTTTCCACCAAGCTGACCCGATCCGTCCGGTGAACCAGAAAGTCGCCCGTACCCTCTTCTTCCGGAATATACGCCGTCACGACAAAACGGTCAAGGATCGGGGAGAGCGTACTGAACGTTTTGCGTCCCGTAATCAACCAGCCGCCGTCTGTGGGGATCGCCGTCGTTTCAGGTTTTCCGCCTCGGCTGGGACTACCGGAGGATGCTTCGCTGGCGAAGGTGTTGATCATCGCTCCATCGCTTACGACGGAACGGCACAACTCTGCAAAAACGGCCTCCGGCCACTTCCGGCTGGTTCGGAGATGAAGAATCTGACCGATATGCCAGCCAACGGCAAGTGCGGTCGATCCGTCTCCATAGGCGAGCCGTTCCTGCAGCATGACGAGATCATATAGCGAGAGCCCATCTCCGCCGAATTCTTGGGGGACGGTCATCTTTAAGTATCCGGCCTCGCGCAGGTCGGCAAAATTCTCAAAGGGGAAGGAGCCCTCCCGGTCGTGCTTCTCGGCTCTTTCCGAGAACCGGGCAGCCAGCTTCTCCACTTTGTCGGCCCTAGCCCTTTCTTCCTCGCTGCGTATATAGTCATCGATGATTCGATTCATGCGGTACACACTCCTCTCGTCTGTATTATACCCGCTGGCGCATAAGCGCGTACAATAGGAAAAACGGACATTGTACAATCTGTCCGAGGGTATTCTTCACTAATCTGATGGAGCGGGTAACGGAGTTGAAACTAGACGATAGGAACGAGAAAGTGACAGCGGCGCAGTTTCCGGAGAACACAACGAGTGGAACAATCGCCGCTAACAACGAATCGGATAAAATGACAAACCCAAGAGAAGGGATCCTGCAGGAGCCAATGCGCCCCTTTAGGATCCCTTCGTTATAATCTGCCGCCGCGCGCTACTTCTTCCTCCCATATTGCTTGCCATAGTTCAGCATCTCGCGGTACATGCTTTTGTCCTTGAATTTCTTCAGCGGATAGAACTGGGGTCTTGTGTTCACTTCAAGAATCCAGGATCTTCCTTCGCCGTCCAAGGCGACGTCGAGGCCAAGCTCGCGAAAACCTCTCAGATGCTGATCGAACAGCCGACCGACGGATAAGCCTAGATTAATCAGCTCGTTTCGCTTTTTCTCGATCCTGCCTTGGCTGTAACCCGACCCAGATAGGGTTTGCTGTAAGAAGCCGACATTGCCGCCCTGGTTATAGTTTGTCGCCACTTTGCCTGGCCTGCCTATTTTGGTAAAGATCCCCGTGCACTTCCAAGCCCCCGCGTTCGATTTTTGAATCATGACGCGAATATCGAAGGGCCGGCCTTTCGTCTTGGCCAGATTGATGCCCTTCTGCAGCAGATAGGGGCGCTGCCGGGAGCGCTGTTTCAATTGCCCAAAGAGAGCGTCGAATGTCGAGTATCGGGTTTTCACCGTGTTGTGCTGCGTCTGGTAACCGTTCGCCAGCTTTTTGATCCGTACGATATTAAATCCGCCCGAGCCGCCGGTAGGCTTGAAGAAGACCGTGGAGTATTGGGAAAGCATGCTGCTCAGATTGCTTCGGCTGAATGGCAAGGTTTGAGGTACGTATTTTCGAAGATTGGCGTTTTTATTCAGCCATTTCGTTTTCGTCCATTTGCTCTTAACAGAAGTGCTTCTATAACTCATCCTGTTCCGCTCCCCTTTCTCTCTCACTAGCTTATGAGCGGCTTTTGCAGCTTGTTCGTGCTCTTGTCTAGTGACTAAGCCTAATTGGAAAACACATTAGTCATAGATGAAATTAAGAACAATGCGCTTGTGGATAGGGGGAGCCATGATGAAACAATATGGTCGAATTCGCTATTTGATCGAGTCAAATTTGCTCACGATACCTGCTCTGCAGTTGCTGTTGTACCTTTGCTGATGTCTGCTGACTGCGCTTCATCAATTCGATGAGCTGATTATAATTGTTCCAGTGCTCCTCCCATAACTCCTCATCAATAAGGTCCTTAAAATTTAAAGGCATGACAGCCTTCCACTTCTCGTACTTTTCGAGTCGGCTTATTTTGTTCACCAGGTCCGTAACACCACGTGACTGAGGGGATAATCGAGCATTGCTGCGCATCCACTCTTTCCAGTTCTTGTTTCCCTTGGATTGGTTACATTTCCCGCAGGCCGGTACTAAATTATAAATATCCGATATGTAGCCAGTCGGCTGTTTTCCTTTGACAAGGGGGCGAAGATGATCCCACTCCGTTGATTTATCCCCGCAGTAGGCACACCTTAAATCTTCGGCTTCAAGTTCTAAGATGGCTAAGCTTTCTCTTATTTCTTCCTCTGATGGTATAATGCAAGGAATAATGCCATTTACGAATGAGTTTGTAATACTAGAGGAACGACCCATTACATTGACGGGTTTTGGCATTTGAAATACGCTTATAAATTTCATGGGGAGTTTACTCCTTATAGATAGTCTCTGAGTGTGGCTCGATAACAGTATAGATGAAAGGTTAACGTCCAAAAACAGTCATTTTCTGTCGAATCGAATACATGTTTGGTGACATCATGATGTCGCTAGTCTAAGTTATCCTTAGTACATACCTCTGACCCCGAATGAATGCAATGAAAATACCGATGAACTTAAGAATACGCCTTAACAAGGGTGAGCCTGTATGAACAAAGCGTGACCGTATGAGCCAACCTATTTTGTTAAACCGCTTCTAAACGTTATTTTCTTTTTTTTGTTTTAACGATGTATGTTATTGTCTCGAATTGAGAACAAGGAATTGTATCTATCGCGATGAGATGATTGTTTCATACGAACGGGCACTGGTAAACTATTAGGTATCGTAGTATATAACAGATAACTTAGATTATGGATGAAATATAGTCTGTTTCAGGGGGGGAGGCCTATGAAAAAAGCAAACGCTAATCTAATGAAAAAAATCAATTTAAATAATGTCCGCCAAGCAATGAAGCGTGTCGAAACAGCGACGAAGCCCCAATTGGCTTCGCTAACCAATCTGAGTGTGGTGACGGTAAATTCCCTGGTCAAGGAACTGCATGAGCTTGGAGAGCTGTTTGAAGACGATACCGTTCCATCCAACGGCGGAAGACCTGCGCTAACCTATAGATACAATTACGATTTTAGCCTTGCGCTCGTTGTTTACTTAAGGGAGAACCAAGGACAGGTGCTGGTTTCGGCAACGGTAGTGAATTTGGAAAATCAGCTTTTGGAAAAAGAAGAATATATCATGCCTGTGTTTGAGCGGCAGCGGTTCTATGCGATTATGGAGCATTTCGTAGCGCAGCATCCCTCCATTAAGGTGATTGGCATAGGCATTCCCGGGCAAGCCGTCAATGGGGAAATTACGGTGGCCAGTCATCAAGAGCTGACGGGTTTTCGTATGATTGAAGAGATTGAATCGCGATTCGGGCTGCCCGTTAGGGTGGAGAATGATGTTAATGCAGCCATTAGCGGATACTCCATGAAGGAGGATTTGGAGGATGAGCAGTGTATGCTCGGCATCTATTTCCCCGCGAAGTATCCGCCAGGTATGGGCATTTATCTCGACGGGAAGATCGTTAAAGGAAAGAATGGCATGTCGGGAGAAATCAAATTTCTTCCCCTTGGTCTGGATTGGAATCGGGAGATGGCAACGGATAAGTTTGTGAATGCCGTCTGTCAGATCATTCAAACCGTCAATGCCGTCCTTGCTCCTGACAAAATCGTGATTTATCAAGATCGAATTCAGGCAGATACCTGGAATCCTGCATGGGAATCCTATCGGCTTCAGAACCCCATGCCGACCTATCCTGAAGTGGTGTTGAATCAGACCTTTCAACAGGACTTTGAGGCAGGCATGCGCTGGCTGACGCTGCAAGAATTAGAGCCGACTCTGGATACAGATAACGGGAACCCCTGGAATTAAATTCTGGGGGTTCTATCCGTTGCATGGCTTGACATAGAAAATAATCTGCTGCATAGTAAATAAAGAGTCTTTATAAAGTAGGTTTATTTAAGTTTGGATGAGGTTTCAACATCGATACATTCACAAGGGGAGAAGGTGTATTCTTGGCAACCTGGTTTTTGATTATCATCTATCTGGCTTTTATTAGCCTGGGACTCCCGGATTCTTTGCTTGGATCGGCATGGCCGGTGATATGGCCCGACATTGGCTCATCCGTCGGCTCTGCAGGGATTGTGTCCATGATTATTGCGGGAGGAACTATCGTTTCGAGTTTGGCGAGCGGCACTATGATTAAACGATTAGGGACAGGGAGAATCACGCTGATCAGCTGCATCCTTACGGCAGGAGCTCTGCTTGGTTTCTCTATGGCACCTTCAATGGTCTGGCTTGTCATACTGGCCATTCCTCTGGGGGTAGGCGCAGGTGCCGTGGATGCCGCATTGAATCATTATGTAGCCGATAACTATAAGGCTCATCATATGAACTGGTTACACTGCTTTTGGGGTGTAGGGGCAACGCTGGGACCGATTATTATGTCCGCCTATATAGCCGACCATAACTCTTGGAGGGGAGGCTATGCTGCGGTATCCATCATCCAGTTCACGCTCGTTATTATTTTACTTGTTACGCTCCCCTTGTGGAAGCGTGTCGCTGCAATACGCGAGCTTGAGCGTCCGCATAACGATGAGCATGTCGAAAGCGATAAGCTGCAGCCAGAACCAACTATAAAAGCCAATCTATTTCGGATTAAAGGCGTCAAACCATCTCTTATGGCATTTTTATTCTATTGCGGAGTGGAAAGCACGGTAGGTTTATGGGGAGCCAGTTACCTGGTTGGTGCAAGAAACATTACAGCCGATACGGCTGCGTTATGGATCTCCTTATACTATGGCGGCATTACGGTTGGCCGGCTGATTACCGGCTTTATAACGCTGAAGGTTCCCAATCGTCTGTTGATCCGTTACGGTCAGATGATTACCATTGCAGGCGGAATCATCCTTTTATTACCGTTACCCGTTTCGTTTTCTCTGCTTGGATTCATTCTGATTGGACTTGGCCTTGCTCCCATTTATCCAGGGCTTCTTCATGAAACGCCAGCCCGGTTTGGAAGAGAACATTCGGCGAGACTCATGGGTTATCAGATGGCCGTCGCCTATACGGGGACGACGCTGCTTCCTCCAATGTTCGGCCTTATCGCCACGAAGACGAGCTTAAGCCTATTTCCGTTTGCTGTGCTTGCTTTCCTTATTTTCATGCTGCTAAGTGCAGAGAAAGTAAACCGCATTTTGAGCAAACAAGTGAAAGTAAATTAGGATGTATATAGCTTCCAGATTAATCTCGAGCTTTGTGTTAGCAACTTCTGCGTTAATCTTAATGGTTATATTGTTATTTCTTTGATTTCGATATGTCATGAACAATTGGAGAACGATTGTTACGAGCCTGATCGTCTATATGTCATTTGATGTTGTTTCATCCAGAACGGATTATATTATGGAACCGCTGACCGTCTCCTTCTGCGGAGGATGCAGACGTCTCCCTTAATTGAGAGGAGATCCGGACTTCCCAGGTAGCTAACCCACAGGTTGGCCCAGATGGGAACTCCGGCTGCTTCCGTACCATTCGGACTCCCAATGCCGCAGCGGGAAAATCCCTGCCATCGGCAGGGCTTTCTACCCGCTCCTAAACCATTCGAGCGCTTTCCCATACATGTCAGGATGGATAGAATGCGCATATCCATCATATTCGAAAACTTGCAATTTCCCTGTGTAATCGGGGTACTCTTCTTGTAACGCCTTCACGAATCTCCAAGCCCCATCCGAAGGCACTTGTCTGTCTAATTGACCACATAGGAACTGGATGCTCGATCCATGATGATAGAGCTGCAGATTGGTTAAAGGATTCCTGCGATCATAGCAGC carries:
- a CDS encoding PIG-L family deacetylase; this encodes MRKLLAVFAHPDDESFICGGTLAKYASEGVDITLVSATRGEMGRRMGNPPYLNRETMAAAREVELRQACECLGIGQLLFLDIRDKTVEFIDEERLTARIETIIHEVNPDVVLTFHETLGGHPDHCAIGKAATAACRRTGHQGALYFITFGDAMARPERYGYTRKDVIRIDVQAHLAAKLAAFRAHRCQTEIDEWVWLPDQEALAKFGRHEYFLKADREAPTRDPYDLF
- a CDS encoding DUF1806 family protein; translation: MIRLYNQSKLIQKREVLQMIKITKPQVEAELQTFLGAEAYIHSEATSFVFVRNFKVRVTDVFIAGEGPFRAALRFDGHGWLRMEALTHYEADGSGRLLLAGYDDRGRMNVALHLGKEPFPE
- a CDS encoding acyl-CoA dehydrogenase family protein, yielding MNRIIDDYIRSEEERARADKVEKLAARFSERAEKHDREGSFPFENFADLREAGYLKMTVPQEFGGDGLSLYDLVMLQERLAYGDGSTALAVGWHIGQILHLRTSRKWPEAVFAELCRSVVSDGAMINTFASEASSGSPSRGGKPETTAIPTDGGWLITGRKTFSTLSPILDRFVVTAYIPEEEGTGDFLVHRTDRVSLVETWDTLGMRATGSHDVVLDGVFVDKDMRLTGKGIDDGGGWLLHIPACYIGIAMAARDYALEFARSYRPNHMKEPIAALPYVQHSIGEMEIELRTARSLLYAAADRWDREKDNRPALKPELGLAKYMATNNAIKVVDLAMRIVGAASLERKRPLERFCRDVRAGLHNPPMDSSVLHTLAGAALAEIPADRGN
- a CDS encoding nuclease-related domain-containing protein encodes the protein MLNKLLALFKNDLPKKADAPKKNSTKPQRKKIEATRIGELGEHKINIQLDQLPKDCKYLSDLLLPNSKSRSGYSQIDHLVISPYGLFVIETKNYNGEIKGGRSDKYWSVSNRFKMYNPLMQNYGHIKALETLLAEFNMLKFISMISFTMRCRFSIDPELRKIQSDELIVYDVELSEYINRKIIRLKAEPTAAMLTLEDIRLIYEKVNMTNITDPKIRAEHVEKVKIKNS
- a CDS encoding YheC/YheD family protein, with the protein product MSYRSTSVKSKWTKTKWLNKNANLRKYVPQTLPFSRSNLSSMLSQYSTVFFKPTGGSGGFNIVRIKKLANGYQTQHNTVKTRYSTFDALFGQLKQRSRQRPYLLQKGINLAKTKGRPFDIRVMIQKSNAGAWKCTGIFTKIGRPGKVATNYNQGGNVGFLQQTLSGSGYSQGRIEKKRNELINLGLSVGRLFDQHLRGFRELGLDVALDGEGRSWILEVNTRPQFYPLKKFKDKSMYREMLNYGKQYGRKK
- a CDS encoding ROK family protein, which produces MKKANANLMKKINLNNVRQAMKRVETATKPQLASLTNLSVVTVNSLVKELHELGELFEDDTVPSNGGRPALTYRYNYDFSLALVVYLRENQGQVLVSATVVNLENQLLEKEEYIMPVFERQRFYAIMEHFVAQHPSIKVIGIGIPGQAVNGEITVASHQELTGFRMIEEIESRFGLPVRVENDVNAAISGYSMKEDLEDEQCMLGIYFPAKYPPGMGIYLDGKIVKGKNGMSGEIKFLPLGLDWNREMATDKFVNAVCQIIQTVNAVLAPDKIVIYQDRIQADTWNPAWESYRLQNPMPTYPEVVLNQTFQQDFEAGMRWLTLQELEPTLDTDNGNPWN
- a CDS encoding HNH endonuclease — its product is MKFISVFQMPKPVNVMGRSSSITNSFVNGIIPCIIPSEEEIRESLAILELEAEDLRCAYCGDKSTEWDHLRPLVKGKQPTGYISDIYNLVPACGKCNQSKGNKNWKEWMRSNARLSPQSRGVTDLVNKISRLEKYEKWKAVMPLNFKDLIDEELWEEHWNNYNQLIELMKRSQQTSAKVQQQLQSRYREQI
- a CDS encoding MFS transporter; translation: MATWFLIIIYLAFISLGLPDSLLGSAWPVIWPDIGSSVGSAGIVSMIIAGGTIVSSLASGTMIKRLGTGRITLISCILTAGALLGFSMAPSMVWLVILAIPLGVGAGAVDAALNHYVADNYKAHHMNWLHCFWGVGATLGPIIMSAYIADHNSWRGGYAAVSIIQFTLVIILLVTLPLWKRVAAIRELERPHNDEHVESDKLQPEPTIKANLFRIKGVKPSLMAFLFYCGVESTVGLWGASYLVGARNITADTAALWISLYYGGITVGRLITGFITLKVPNRLLIRYGQMITIAGGIILLLPLPVSFSLLGFILIGLGLAPIYPGLLHETPARFGREHSARLMGYQMAVAYTGTTLLPPMFGLIATKTSLSLFPFAVLAFLIFMLLSAEKVNRILSKQVKVN